In one Heptranchias perlo isolate sHepPer1 chromosome 25, sHepPer1.hap1, whole genome shotgun sequence genomic region, the following are encoded:
- the LOC137342193 gene encoding polyubiquitin-like: protein MRLQVKFMTGEVIELEIDPSIRVSTLKKKIYEKTRVPNFQQRLVVQNGSSVELKDDKRLSDYSVSPSDAVMLIVTYEERMQIFLRNDKGKTSTYDVLPSDSVRDFKARVHRQEGVSPDQQRLTYEGKQLEDGRLLSDYNIQSQSTIFLLLRLRGG from the coding sequence ATGAGGCTCCAGGTGAAGTTTATGACCGGTGAGGTTATCGAACTTGAGATCGATCCTTCCATCCGAGTGTCGACTCTCAAGAAGAAAATATACGAAAAGACCAGAGTGCCCAATTTCCAACAGCGTCTGGTGGTGCAAAACGGGAGCAGCGTGGAGCTGAAGGATGACAAGAGGCTGTCTGACTACAGTGTCTCTCCCAGTGACGCTGTCATGCTGATTGTCACGTACGAGGAGCGTATGCAGATATTCCTGAGGAACGACAAGGGAAAAACATCTACATACGATGTTCTGCCCTCTGATTCTGTTCGGGATTTTAAAGCACGAGTTCACCGGCAGGAGGGTGTCTCACCCGACCAGCAGCGCCTGACATATGAGGGGAAACAGTTGGAAGATGGCCGATTGCTCTCTGACTACAACATTCAGTCTCAGAGCACCATCTTCCTCCTGCTACGTCTGCGAGGTGGTTAA